From the Hymenobacter yonginensis genome, one window contains:
- a CDS encoding redoxin domain-containing protein: MPRLLLILLLLLLPPVLRAGGSPSPVATVYVFLADTCPISQNATPTLRALHTTYAPRGVRFVGVFPAPQMRPADVLLFQKQYPLPFPLRLDAGQQFTRRLGARITPEVVVLAPDDATVLYQGRIDDAYASLGQRRTVVQHHELRDALAAIVARQPVPVPRTEAVGCFVATALGSR, encoded by the coding sequence ATGCCCCGACTCCTACTCATCCTTCTGCTGCTGTTGCTGCCACCGGTGCTGCGGGCCGGCGGGTCGCCTTCGCCGGTGGCCACGGTCTACGTGTTTCTGGCCGACACCTGCCCCATCAGCCAGAACGCTACACCCACGCTGCGGGCTCTGCACACAACCTATGCGCCGCGCGGCGTGCGGTTTGTGGGCGTGTTTCCGGCCCCGCAGATGCGCCCGGCCGATGTATTGCTGTTCCAGAAGCAGTACCCGCTGCCGTTTCCGCTGCGCCTCGATGCCGGCCAGCAGTTCACGCGCCGCCTGGGCGCCCGTATCACGCCCGAAGTGGTGGTGCTGGCCCCCGACGACGCCACCGTGCTCTACCAGGGCCGTATTGATGATGCCTACGCCAGTCTGGGCCAGCGCCGCACCGTGGTGCAGCACCACGAGCTGCGCGACGCGCTGGCCGCCATTGTAGCCCGCCAGCCGGTGCCGGTACCGCGCACCGAGGCCGTGGGCTGCTTTGTGGCTACGGCCTTGGGCAGCCGCTGA